A genomic stretch from Petrimonas mucosa includes:
- a CDS encoding SusC/RagA family TonB-linked outer membrane protein, producing MNKRSIGGKDPLNNLKNCLKIMRITLFFLFFCILFSSASNSYSQGFNIKSSTISIKEVCREIEKKSDYIFVFSDNCEKLVEKKVNIEVSSKDVTELLDALFSNTTLDYRILDKQIVVYESEEKRALIERPEDIRQQQNIIRGKVVDELGDPLPGVTITIVGTTKGVITDNDGTYSIEARPTDKLVFAFLGMESQIVDVLNQTVINVQMSEKKMELEEVTVVAFGKQKKESVIGAITTVNPKDLKTPTSNLTTVLAGNMAGVIAYQRSGEPGQDNADFFVRGITTFGTNTNPLILIDGVELTSTDLARLRPDDIQSFSILKDATATALYGARGANGVILVTTKQGVEGPAKISFRFENSVSAPTQTIEFADPVTYMKMHNEAILTRDPLGTILYSQEKIEMTEAGKYPLIYPANDWKEMLFKDYTMNQRMNLNVSGGGGVARYYVAGSYNRDNGILKVDKRNNFNNNIAINNFDLRSNVNINIMPTTELIVRLSANFEEYKGPLRGETDMYNLMAHSNPVLFPAYYPTDNDFKYSNHILFGNYNNSKINPYAEMVRGYKEKSRSQILAQLELKQELDFITKGLSARAMMNVSRLSQFGVNRSYNPFYYEISTYNRLNGDYKLFETQIGTEYLAYYELNDDRKQNSTFYFEGSLNYNREFGKHSISNLLVFQARETLNANEGSLQLSLPSRNLGLSGRATYSYDSRYFAEFNFGYNGSERFDKNNRFGFFPSAGAAWLISNEGFWVDLKPVVNNLKLRYSYGLIGNDQIGTAYDRFFYLSEVNMNDGGRGATFGQEYNTRYNGITINRYANPYISWEKSYKQNFALELGLWNELSLVTEYFTERRSNILMTRSSIPTTMGLTATPRANVGEASGKGVDMMLEYQKSWNKDFWTSARANFTYATSQYDIYEEPEYKEPWRSRVGLSLNQVTGYIAERLFVDDEEAASSPPQYIGTSQYGGGDIKYLDVNRDGKITEADRVPIGYPTVPEIVYGFGISVGFKGFDFSTFFQGAGRQSFWIDAANTAPFINDAQILKAYANSYWSEENQDVYALWPRLSTTLISNNTATSTWFMRNAAFLRLKQLEFGYTIPKRVTDKVGMNNLRFYVSGTNLLLFSKFKMWDVEMAGNGLGYPIQRVINFGLNLTFN from the coding sequence ATGAATAAACGATCTATTGGGGGGAAAGACCCTCTCAATAATTTAAAAAATTGTTTGAAAATCATGAGGATAACACTATTTTTCTTGTTTTTCTGTATCTTGTTTTCCTCGGCATCAAACAGTTATTCTCAAGGATTCAACATCAAGTCCTCTACAATTTCGATAAAGGAGGTCTGTAGGGAGATTGAAAAAAAGAGTGACTACATTTTTGTTTTTTCGGATAACTGTGAGAAGTTGGTTGAGAAGAAGGTAAACATCGAGGTCAGTTCAAAAGATGTGACGGAACTGCTGGACGCTCTCTTCTCAAATACAACACTCGACTATCGCATCCTGGATAAACAGATTGTCGTGTATGAATCAGAAGAGAAAAGAGCCCTCATCGAGAGACCGGAAGATATCAGACAACAGCAAAACATCATCCGGGGCAAGGTGGTTGATGAACTGGGAGATCCATTGCCCGGGGTCACGATTACAATTGTAGGAACCACAAAAGGTGTAATAACCGATAATGATGGAACCTACTCCATCGAAGCCAGGCCGACCGACAAGCTGGTCTTTGCCTTCTTGGGGATGGAGAGCCAGATTGTAGATGTTTTGAATCAGACTGTGATCAATGTCCAGATGAGTGAAAAAAAGATGGAACTGGAGGAGGTGACTGTCGTTGCATTCGGAAAACAGAAGAAAGAGAGCGTAATCGGGGCTATCACTACCGTGAACCCGAAAGATTTAAAAACTCCGACAAGCAACCTCACCACGGTACTTGCTGGCAATATGGCCGGCGTAATTGCCTATCAGCGAAGCGGTGAACCCGGTCAGGACAATGCCGACTTCTTCGTACGCGGTATAACCACTTTCGGAACCAATACCAACCCGCTGATTTTGATCGATGGCGTTGAGCTCACCTCAACCGATCTTGCCCGGCTTCGTCCCGACGACATTCAAAGTTTCTCCATACTGAAGGATGCAACGGCAACCGCCCTGTACGGGGCACGCGGCGCAAATGGGGTTATTCTGGTTACTACAAAACAGGGGGTTGAAGGACCTGCAAAGATCTCGTTCCGTTTCGAGAATTCCGTCTCGGCTCCAACCCAGACTATAGAGTTTGCCGACCCGGTCACCTACATGAAAATGCATAACGAAGCGATCCTCACGCGCGATCCGCTGGGAACGATCCTCTATTCACAGGAGAAGATCGAAATGACCGAAGCTGGCAAATATCCGCTCATCTATCCTGCTAACGACTGGAAAGAGATGTTGTTCAAGGATTATACCATGAACCAGCGCATGAATCTGAACGTCAGCGGTGGAGGCGGTGTCGCCCGTTACTACGTTGCCGGCTCGTACAACCGTGACAATGGTATCCTGAAGGTGGACAAGCGCAACAACTTCAACAACAATATTGCGATCAACAACTTCGACCTGCGTTCAAACGTCAACATCAACATCATGCCTACGACGGAACTGATTGTCCGTTTGAGTGCAAACTTTGAAGAGTACAAAGGTCCGTTGCGTGGTGAAACAGACATGTATAACCTGATGGCACACTCCAATCCGGTACTGTTTCCTGCTTACTACCCAACCGACAATGATTTCAAATATTCCAACCACATTCTCTTCGGCAACTACAACAACAGCAAGATCAACCCTTATGCAGAAATGGTACGGGGTTACAAGGAGAAATCGCGTTCACAGATTCTGGCGCAGCTGGAATTGAAACAGGAGCTGGATTTCATTACCAAGGGGTTATCCGCAAGAGCAATGATGAATGTCAGTCGCCTCTCTCAATTCGGGGTGAACAGGTCATACAATCCCTTCTACTATGAGATCAGTACCTATAACAGGCTGAACGGTGATTACAAACTGTTCGAGACCCAAATCGGCACCGAGTATCTGGCATATTATGAATTGAACGATGACAGGAAACAGAACTCCACCTTCTATTTTGAAGGGAGTCTCAATTACAACCGTGAGTTCGGGAAACACAGCATCAGTAACCTGCTGGTATTCCAGGCACGGGAAACCCTGAATGCCAATGAAGGGTCCCTTCAACTCTCTCTTCCATCCAGGAACCTCGGACTGTCGGGTCGTGCAACCTATTCATATGACTCTCGCTATTTTGCAGAATTCAACTTCGGGTATAACGGAAGCGAACGTTTTGACAAGAATAACCGATTTGGCTTCTTCCCGTCGGCAGGTGCCGCCTGGCTTATCTCAAACGAAGGGTTCTGGGTAGACTTGAAACCTGTCGTCAACAACTTGAAACTGCGCTACTCCTACGGGCTGATCGGTAATGACCAGATCGGTACTGCCTATGACCGTTTCTTCTACCTCTCCGAAGTGAACATGAACGACGGTGGAAGAGGTGCCACATTTGGTCAGGAGTACAACACGAGATACAATGGCATTACCATCAATCGCTACGCCAACCCCTATATCTCCTGGGAAAAATCGTACAAGCAGAACTTTGCCCTCGAGTTGGGATTATGGAACGAGCTGAGTCTTGTTACCGAGTATTTTACCGAAAGAAGGTCGAATATCCTGATGACCCGTTCCAGTATTCCAACCACTATGGGACTTACCGCAACCCCAAGGGCAAACGTGGGGGAAGCGTCAGGCAAGGGCGTGGACATGATGCTGGAATACCAGAAGAGCTGGAACAAGGACTTCTGGACGTCGGCTCGTGCAAATTTCACCTATGCCACCAGCCAGTACGACATATATGAAGAACCGGAGTACAAGGAACCCTGGCGGTCGCGTGTAGGCCTGTCGCTGAATCAGGTAACAGGCTATATTGCAGAACGGCTCTTTGTAGATGATGAAGAAGCAGCCAGTTCGCCACCTCAATACATTGGCACATCCCAATATGGTGGTGGAGATATCAAATATCTGGATGTTAACCGGGACGGCAAAATCACCGAGGCCGACAGGGTACCCATCGGATATCCCACAGTTCCGGAGATCGTTTACGGGTTCGGAATATCTGTAGGATTTAAAGGATTCGATTTCTCCACATTCTTCCAGGGTGCGGGCCGGCAATCGTTCTGGATCGATGCAGCCAATACGGCCCCTTTCATCAACGATGCCCAGATTCTCAAGGCATATGCCAACAGTTACTGGTCTGAAGAGAATCAGGATGTGTATGCCCTCTGGCCAAGATTGAGCACGACACTGATCTCAAACAACACCGCGACAAGTACCTGGTTTATGCGCAACGCCGCTTTCTTGAGACTCAAGCAGCTTGAGTTCGGTTATACCATCCCCAAACGGGTGACCGACAAGGTCGGAATGAACAACCTCCGATTCTACGTCAGCGGAACCAACCTTTTGCTATTCAGCAAGTTCAAGATGTGGGATGTGGAGATGGCCGGCAATGGTCTGGGCTATCCCATTCAGAGGGTAATTAACTTCGGTTTAAACTTAACTTTTAATTGA
- a CDS encoding RagB/SusD family nutrient uptake outer membrane protein, whose protein sequence is MKKHIVLLFVAIMTLSTCSDWLDVVPDGVATLDMAFNSRTQALKYLATCYSYMPKNGGSADPATLGGDDIWTRKTTHFSNRFSLAGLDISEGNQNATNPVLPRWNNMYQALRVCNTFLENVDKVPDLQAWEREQWTAEAKVLKAYYHFSLVQMYGPVPLIRENMPVDADVYAVKVERDPVDECFDYIVELLDEATEGDMLPTFVLDPASDYGRITKPIALSLKAKVLVTAASPLFNGNNDQATLKNHDGTPLFDTTFKPEKWEAAMKACKEAIDICHEAGMMLYKYEDAAKRYNDTTVLNITLRNAFNLRSNSEIIWANTQMISIPTSGGMIHASMPKLNPDYINSNDICKWLGMPIKIAEMFYTENGVPLDEDKNRNIGDLYNLRTATSKDRLYIRQGRTTVDMHFDREPRFYAWVGFDGGVWFGAGQYNDKDPSSLRYLAFKIGETDGTEGQGNWTGYIPKKYIPYEAQLNAINNISSPSYAWPIMRLSDLYLLYAEAINEAEGPAGANSADLFHYIDLVRARAGLQGVKESWDNYTNNQKYTTQAGMREIIQTERLIELAFEGHRFWDIRRWKTAPSEYHTPLKGWNMMVSTIDGTEEEVNRMMYQPQLLAEQKFGIRDYFWPIRTSDIEANPNLVQNIGW, encoded by the coding sequence ATGAAAAAACATATCGTTCTTCTATTTGTCGCAATAATGACGCTGTCTACCTGCAGCGATTGGCTGGATGTTGTACCCGACGGTGTTGCCACCCTGGATATGGCATTCAATTCAAGAACACAGGCGCTGAAATATCTGGCAACCTGCTACTCCTACATGCCGAAAAACGGTGGGTCCGCCGACCCTGCGACGCTGGGAGGAGATGATATCTGGACCCGAAAGACGACCCACTTCTCCAACCGGTTCTCGCTTGCCGGTCTCGATATAAGTGAAGGGAACCAGAATGCGACCAACCCCGTGCTTCCTAGATGGAACAACATGTACCAGGCGCTGCGCGTCTGCAACACATTCCTGGAGAATGTCGACAAGGTCCCCGATCTACAGGCCTGGGAACGGGAACAATGGACCGCAGAGGCCAAGGTATTGAAAGCCTATTACCACTTCAGCCTGGTGCAGATGTATGGTCCGGTTCCATTGATCCGTGAAAACATGCCGGTAGATGCAGATGTCTACGCGGTCAAGGTGGAACGTGATCCGGTGGATGAGTGTTTTGACTATATCGTGGAGTTGCTGGATGAAGCCACCGAGGGGGATATGCTCCCCACATTCGTGCTTGACCCGGCAAGCGACTACGGACGCATTACCAAACCGATAGCTCTTTCGCTAAAGGCTAAAGTACTGGTAACTGCTGCAAGTCCCCTGTTCAATGGCAACAACGATCAGGCCACCTTGAAAAACCATGATGGCACACCGCTCTTCGATACGACATTCAAACCGGAGAAATGGGAAGCGGCAATGAAGGCCTGCAAGGAGGCCATCGATATCTGTCACGAGGCAGGGATGATGCTCTACAAATATGAGGATGCAGCTAAAAGATACAACGATACTACGGTATTGAATATCACTCTCCGCAATGCATTCAATCTCAGGTCAAACAGCGAGATAATCTGGGCAAACACGCAAATGATCTCGATTCCGACCAGCGGAGGGATGATTCATGCTTCCATGCCAAAACTGAATCCGGACTATATCAACAGTAACGACATCTGTAAATGGCTCGGCATGCCGATCAAAATTGCCGAGATGTTCTACACGGAGAATGGTGTTCCATTGGATGAGGACAAGAACAGAAACATCGGGGATCTTTACAACCTGAGAACGGCCACATCCAAGGATAGGCTTTACATAAGGCAGGGGCGAACCACCGTGGACATGCATTTCGACCGTGAACCTCGATTCTATGCCTGGGTGGGCTTTGATGGAGGAGTCTGGTTCGGTGCCGGACAGTACAACGATAAGGATCCATCCTCATTGCGGTACCTTGCATTCAAGATCGGTGAAACAGACGGTACCGAAGGGCAGGGGAACTGGACTGGCTATATACCAAAAAAATACATCCCCTACGAAGCCCAGCTGAATGCAATCAATAATATATCATCACCCAGCTATGCATGGCCCATCATGCGGCTGAGCGACCTCTACCTGCTATATGCCGAAGCTATCAATGAAGCCGAAGGCCCTGCTGGTGCAAACAGTGCCGACCTGTTCCACTACATCGACCTGGTTCGTGCCCGGGCGGGGCTGCAGGGAGTGAAGGAGTCGTGGGACAACTATACCAACAATCAGAAGTATACCACGCAGGCAGGAATGCGGGAGATCATTCAAACGGAAAGATTGATCGAGCTTGCGTTCGAAGGCCACCGCTTCTGGGATATCCGCAGGTGGAAAACGGCTCCCAGCGAATACCACACTCCGTTGAAGGGTTGGAACATGATGGTATCAACCATCGACGGTACGGAAGAGGAGGTCAACCGGATGATGTATCAACCGCAGCTTCTTGCAGAGCAGAAGTTCGGTATCCGTGACTATTTCTGGCCTATCAGGACCAGCGATATCGAGGCGAATCCAAACCTGGTACAAAACATTGGATGGTAA
- a CDS encoding DUF4959 domain-containing protein, whose amino-acid sequence MKSKILYTVIFLVSVIWTGCKEEGRIDFIDMSAPAPGQVKDVVVINRPGGAVLKYTLPEDRNLLYVRAEYEIKPGVIRETKSSFYKDSLVLEGFGVPDTYNVKLFSVGKNEKESAPVVVQINPTTAPVQLATKRFRDTFGGVAIDFENPEKASLAIVLMADTANLGYKSELITYYTSMPKGTFTYRGVDGLDPVEHEFSMYIRDRWGNYSDTVTATVTPWFEEFIPKVTWRDYTLPGDIPPVNASYPITRIWDEEYGVDGFHGMETQMLPHTLTWDLGRTVKLSRLKYWPRGHADDRWKRGHAKVFEIWGSTSPNPSGEMDDSWIPLGRFECVKPSGPGTQITQEDIAFADAGIEFEFGVTDFAPNPFTPVRYIRFRTISTYANASFSTVHIVELSFWGEIVN is encoded by the coding sequence ATGAAGAGTAAAATACTATATACCGTAATTTTTCTTGTCTCAGTTATCTGGACCGGTTGCAAGGAAGAGGGGCGCATTGACTTTATCGACATGTCGGCTCCTGCTCCGGGACAGGTAAAAGATGTCGTCGTAATAAACAGACCGGGAGGTGCCGTTTTGAAATACACATTGCCCGAAGACAGAAACCTGCTCTATGTACGTGCTGAATATGAGATTAAGCCGGGTGTGATCAGGGAGACAAAGTCGTCGTTCTACAAGGATTCACTGGTTCTGGAAGGGTTTGGCGTTCCAGATACGTACAATGTCAAGCTCTTCTCTGTAGGCAAAAATGAGAAAGAGTCTGCACCAGTAGTCGTTCAGATTAATCCTACAACAGCTCCAGTGCAACTGGCAACCAAAAGGTTCAGGGATACCTTTGGCGGTGTGGCCATTGACTTCGAAAATCCTGAGAAAGCAAGCCTCGCCATCGTATTGATGGCAGACACGGCCAATCTGGGATACAAGAGCGAATTGATCACCTATTACACCTCCATGCCAAAAGGGACTTTCACCTATCGCGGTGTTGACGGTCTGGATCCGGTGGAGCATGAGTTCTCCATGTATATCAGGGACCGGTGGGGTAACTACTCCGATACCGTAACCGCTACTGTGACACCCTGGTTTGAGGAGTTCATACCCAAAGTAACCTGGAGAGACTACACGCTGCCTGGCGATATTCCTCCGGTAAATGCCAGCTACCCGATTACAAGAATATGGGATGAGGAGTATGGCGTTGACGGCTTCCACGGCATGGAAACCCAGATGCTTCCTCATACGCTGACCTGGGACCTGGGAAGAACCGTCAAATTGAGCCGCCTGAAATATTGGCCAAGGGGTCATGCCGACGACAGATGGAAACGAGGCCATGCAAAGGTATTCGAAATCTGGGGATCCACTTCGCCCAATCCTTCCGGCGAGATGGACGACAGCTGGATACCGCTCGGTCGATTCGAATGTGTGAAGCCATCTGGCCCCGGAACACAAATTACACAGGAAGATATCGCTTTTGCGGATGCCGGGATCGAATTTGAATTTGGCGTCACCGATTTTGCCCCAAATCCATTTACACCGGTCAGGTATATCCGCTTCAGGACCATATCAACCTATGCCAACGCCTCATTTTCTACCGTCCATATCGTGGAATTGAGTTTTTGGGGAGAAATTGTAAATTAA
- a CDS encoding IS1634 family transposase → MFFKTSIKQKDGGHEYTHYRLCESYREGRFIRNRTLLSLGDLESVLPPEKIPFLCQRINQVYFEGKTFIISSLRDDKVEALCTKYVGLLHEAQKIEKAKKKAAGIEQVYIDRTTNSDIREVGGEWLCLQACRQLLLPEYLETFGWEKQDIALALTQIIARAVYPASEYKTSRWLKENSALCELTGVDPSAITKDKLYQMAHRLYGEKDGLERHFSNRTNDLFSLDDKIIIYDLTNTYFEGTMRESRIAKFGRSKEKRNDTRLVVLAVVVNPEGFLKESQIFEGNMTDPESLQYILDKMKSHRGRSDKKQVVVMDAGIATNDNLKILKEESFDYICVSRGKLKEYRATSLSPVEIRDKSNQLIEISQVEVDGESDSFYKVKSYSKGLKEASMENRFTRAFECGLSQAAEALKKKGGTKKLEKVWERIGRLKEKYPSVHRLYQIHVEPDERGIHATSISWERIEAKSESRHGEYFLRTSLSVHGEEITWLIYNTIREVESTFRCLKTDLNLRPVFHKTDEATMAHLHLGLLAYQLVSTIRFKLKQFGITHEWREIVRIMNTQKMVTTHMVNTDEECVSIRKCSLPESKVRIIYKVLGYDEKPFIRKKSVVPQLNLEKNIYAGIQGISSG, encoded by the coding sequence ATGTTTTTCAAGACAAGCATAAAGCAAAAGGATGGGGGCCATGAGTATACCCATTACCGGTTGTGTGAGAGCTACCGGGAAGGCCGCTTCATCCGTAATCGCACGCTGCTCTCTTTGGGTGACCTGGAATCAGTTCTTCCACCTGAAAAGATTCCCTTTCTCTGTCAACGCATCAACCAGGTTTACTTCGAGGGCAAAACATTCATCATCTCATCGCTTCGTGATGACAAGGTGGAAGCCCTGTGCACGAAATACGTGGGACTACTCCATGAAGCGCAAAAGATAGAAAAGGCAAAGAAGAAGGCGGCTGGTATCGAGCAAGTGTACATTGACAGGACAACGAACAGTGATATCCGGGAGGTTGGTGGCGAATGGCTTTGTCTTCAAGCTTGCCGCCAATTGCTCCTGCCGGAGTATTTAGAGACTTTCGGCTGGGAGAAACAAGATATCGCCCTTGCTTTAACCCAGATCATCGCCCGGGCTGTTTACCCCGCATCGGAGTATAAAACCAGCCGTTGGTTGAAGGAGAACTCGGCGCTTTGTGAACTGACCGGGGTTGATCCTTCGGCCATCACCAAAGATAAGCTTTACCAGATGGCTCACCGGCTTTATGGTGAGAAGGATGGCTTGGAACGTCATTTTTCTAACCGCACGAACGATCTTTTTTCCTTGGATGACAAGATTATCATCTATGATTTAACAAATACCTATTTTGAGGGAACCATGCGAGAGAGTCGGATAGCTAAGTTCGGGCGCAGCAAGGAAAAGCGTAACGATACCAGACTGGTGGTGCTGGCTGTGGTGGTCAACCCGGAAGGTTTCCTGAAGGAGTCACAAATCTTTGAAGGCAACATGACTGATCCTGAAAGCCTGCAATATATTCTTGACAAGATGAAATCCCATAGGGGGAGATCCGATAAAAAGCAGGTGGTGGTCATGGATGCCGGCATCGCCACGAATGATAACCTGAAGATATTGAAAGAGGAATCCTTCGACTACATCTGTGTCTCACGGGGTAAACTCAAAGAATACCGTGCAACAAGCCTTTCCCCTGTGGAAATACGGGATAAATCCAACCAGCTCATCGAGATCAGTCAGGTAGAAGTGGATGGCGAAAGTGACAGCTTCTACAAGGTGAAGAGCTATAGCAAGGGTCTCAAGGAAGCGTCCATGGAAAACCGTTTCACGCGGGCCTTTGAATGTGGACTGAGCCAGGCAGCCGAAGCCCTGAAAAAGAAAGGAGGCACCAAAAAGCTTGAAAAGGTGTGGGAACGCATCGGCCGGCTAAAGGAAAAATACCCTTCGGTACACCGCCTGTATCAGATCCATGTGGAGCCCGACGAAAGGGGGATTCATGCCACATCCATATCCTGGGAGAGAATCGAGGCAAAGAGCGAATCAAGACATGGGGAATACTTCTTGCGTACTTCCCTGTCGGTACATGGAGAGGAGATCACCTGGCTGATTTACAACACTATAAGAGAAGTAGAGTCGACGTTTCGTTGCCTGAAGACTGATCTGAACCTGCGTCCCGTGTTTCATAAAACGGATGAGGCGACAATGGCTCATCTTCACCTCGGGCTGTTGGCCTACCAGCTGGTAAGCACGATCCGTTTCAAACTGAAACAATTTGGGATTACCCATGAGTGGAGAGAGATTGTCCGGATCATGAACACGCAGAAAATGGTGACAACGCACATGGTAAATACCGATGAAGAGTGTGTGTCGATTAGAAAATGTTCACTCCCTGAATCCAAAGTAAGAATCATATATAAGGTGTTGGGATACGATGAAAAACCATTTATCAGGAAAAAATCTGTAGTCCCCCAATTGAACCTTGAAAAAAATATATACGCAGGGATACAGGGAATTAGCTCCGGTTAG
- a CDS encoding DUF4998 domain-containing protein: MMKNNILFIIFIVVIGVCTGCDSQTDIYEKYIVPNGLIYPGPAQNPVAYPGNKRIKISWLRGTDPRVQTARIFWNNYTDSVEFIVPADVDTVSYIIDPIDENTYSFMIHTYDNEGNKSIPIEVLGAVYGDNYRNLLTNRLLKSTYYDGLDLKLNWGVAGDTEVETLVNWVDTNGAPQSMEVDPAESETVVPNFNLNEPLSYSTIHKPDSLAIDMFQATPSEKMIDPVILIPKNTWRSLSLPGDMGMNASYPLTNLWDNNTSNFMHSVDPVTLPCTFTWDMGLKAKLSKMRIWPRKSNDDRWTRGHPRLFEIYGSLEPNPDGSLDDSWILLGRFECVQPSGNGIATPWQLPTSEDIALSDNGIEFEFVPNDSVDPNTTVQYIRFRSLEHFNPAAAPRILLAEISLWGTLVR, encoded by the coding sequence ATGATGAAGAATAATATACTGTTTATCATCTTTATCGTGGTCATTGGGGTATGCACCGGTTGTGACAGTCAGACCGACATCTATGAGAAGTACATCGTCCCCAACGGACTGATATATCCGGGACCTGCACAGAACCCGGTTGCATATCCGGGAAACAAGCGGATAAAGATATCCTGGCTGAGAGGTACTGATCCCAGGGTGCAGACGGCAAGAATATTCTGGAACAATTATACCGACTCGGTAGAGTTTATTGTCCCTGCTGATGTGGATACCGTATCCTATATTATCGACCCGATTGACGAAAATACCTACTCCTTCATGATCCATACCTATGACAACGAAGGCAACAAATCCATACCCATCGAGGTATTGGGAGCAGTCTATGGCGATAATTACAGAAACCTGCTGACTAACCGGTTACTGAAGAGCACCTATTACGATGGGCTGGATTTGAAACTCAACTGGGGAGTGGCAGGCGATACCGAGGTGGAAACCTTGGTGAACTGGGTCGACACAAATGGCGCGCCCCAAAGCATGGAGGTTGATCCGGCTGAAAGCGAGACAGTAGTCCCCAACTTTAACCTGAATGAGCCGTTATCTTACAGCACCATCCACAAACCGGACTCGCTGGCGATCGATATGTTCCAGGCGACACCAAGCGAAAAGATGATCGACCCGGTGATACTGATTCCCAAAAATACCTGGAGAAGCCTGAGTCTGCCAGGCGATATGGGGATGAATGCAAGTTACCCGTTGACGAACCTCTGGGACAACAACACCTCCAACTTTATGCACTCGGTAGACCCGGTGACGCTACCTTGTACTTTTACCTGGGATATGGGGTTAAAGGCGAAACTGAGCAAGATGAGAATCTGGCCGCGGAAAAGCAACGACGACCGCTGGACCAGGGGACATCCGAGACTGTTCGAAATCTACGGATCACTGGAGCCCAACCCTGACGGCAGCCTCGACGACAGCTGGATCCTACTGGGAAGATTTGAATGTGTCCAACCATCCGGCAACGGGATAGCCACACCCTGGCAGCTCCCCACGTCAGAGGACATCGCGTTGTCCGACAACGGGATAGAATTCGAATTTGTACCCAATGATTCGGTAGATCCAAATACAACTGTCCAATATATCCGATTCAGAAGTCTTGAACATTTCAACCCCGCGGCTGCTCCACGCATCCTGCTTGCCGAGATCAGTCTCTGGGGGACCTTGGTGAGATAA
- a CDS encoding outer membrane beta-barrel protein — translation MAMKGILTAILLSICLLSPAQEKFKEGYIVNNRHEKIPCLIRNSGDEESTQYFEYRLMGSKTTQRIELSTVEEFGIEGEFKCIRALISIDMSPDRIKSIKDTVPQWEKGHAFLHVLFEGELASLYSYNDHGTPLFFFSLEDSDIVPLVYKRYQVETSPNIIQQILYNNMFRDQLDFHLACNGKKSTDRIGYSKKQLVRYFEEFHKCRNSSYTLYRSAQTRKGILLLKPGIGVGSMALDIQNTIDAAPKIRFDKESSIGFGIGAEYIFPFNRYKWAFFAEANYLTYKTGNITVGNEKNPPMYSGYAVDYRSVELPVGINYYMNLDRNNRLFVKAAFVPYIIRSGSHIDFSDSYREEFSASSHTMFGIGYNYRSLGMEFDYYTPTNVTQNIYKRSSNLVRIALKASYAFQLFSDRGKR, via the coding sequence ATGGCAATGAAAGGCATACTTACCGCTATCCTGCTCTCTATCTGTTTACTCTCCCCGGCACAGGAAAAATTCAAAGAGGGATATATCGTCAATAACCGGCACGAGAAAATTCCCTGCCTCATCAGAAATAGCGGAGATGAAGAGTCTACTCAATATTTTGAATACCGATTAATGGGGAGTAAAACAACCCAGAGAATCGAATTGTCTACAGTTGAAGAGTTTGGCATTGAGGGAGAATTCAAATGTATCAGGGCGCTGATATCCATCGACATGTCGCCCGACCGGATAAAGAGCATCAAAGATACCGTACCCCAGTGGGAAAAGGGACACGCTTTCCTCCACGTGCTGTTTGAGGGGGAACTGGCATCGCTATATTCCTACAATGACCATGGCACGCCCCTCTTCTTTTTCAGCCTGGAAGATTCGGATATCGTCCCGCTCGTTTATAAAAGGTATCAGGTTGAAACTTCACCCAATATCATCCAGCAAATATTGTACAACAACATGTTCAGGGATCAGCTCGATTTTCACCTGGCTTGCAACGGCAAAAAAAGCACCGACAGGATCGGCTACTCGAAAAAACAGCTGGTAAGGTATTTTGAAGAGTTCCACAAATGCAGGAACAGCAGCTACACCCTGTACCGGAGTGCCCAGACAAGAAAAGGGATACTGTTGTTGAAGCCGGGCATCGGTGTCGGCAGCATGGCACTCGACATACAGAATACAATTGATGCAGCCCCGAAGATCCGCTTCGACAAGGAGAGCAGCATCGGTTTCGGAATCGGTGCAGAGTATATTTTTCCGTTCAACCGATACAAGTGGGCATTTTTTGCCGAAGCCAACTACCTGACATACAAAACAGGCAACATTACCGTTGGCAACGAGAAGAATCCGCCCATGTACAGCGGTTATGCCGTAGATTACAGATCGGTGGAACTCCCGGTAGGCATAAATTATTATATGAATCTCGACAGGAACAACCGGCTCTTTGTCAAGGCAGCCTTCGTGCCCTATATCATTAGATCAGGATCGCATATCGATTTCAGCGATAGCTACCGGGAAGAGTTCTCCGCCTCCTCCCATACGATGTTTGGTATCGGATACAACTACCGGTCACTGGGGATGGAGTTTGACTACTATACCCCGACCAACGTTACGCAGAACATCTACAAGCGAAGCTCCAATCTGGTACGAATTGCCTTGAAGGCATCCTATGCTTTCCAATTGTTTAGCGATCGGGGCAAGAGATAG